In the Silene latifolia isolate original U9 population chromosome 1, ASM4854445v1, whole genome shotgun sequence genome, ACACACGTATTACTCGGACTTTGCTTCATCATTATTTTCTTTCTTAGTCTATTTTTCATCTTTAATCTTACTCCGACATATTCCGTATGCGACATACGAGTCACATACTAACAATTCTCCACCTTGACTCGGACAGTCGCATTTAGCAAACGACTTCCAAATCACTCGACCAATATACAAGTCCTCAAGTAGACTTATATCTGCCATGTTCTAGAAAATTGACCTCTCACACTAGAACACCATAGACTCCACCTTGAGTCTATAACCATCCAATATACCATGGGTCGGGAGTGTCAGTCAATAAGCCCTGGACTAGGCCTGCGTCCATTTAGCCCTGGACTGGGCCGCTCAAGGATGCTCTACCTTAAACTCAGTACCCCGAAGGGTCAGAGACTTCTTTTGTTTTATGAGCACTCTTGCTAAATTTAAATCTGTGTTTCTTATCAAACACACGCTGCTCATTAAACTCAAGGTTACTCACCTTGACACCATTAAGAAGACCCCTCTTGCACAATTGTTGTATCCCTCTATCACCCATATGACCAAGTCGCTTATGCCAGACCTTAGTCTTCTTCTTGTGATTTACGGATGCACAACTTGCAAAATTTGTCAGCGTTTCACCTTGTAATACATACAAGGAATTTTGTTTGACACCTTTCAACACCAAACTAGAACCCTTCGTGACAGACAAAATCTCCCCTTTACTCTGAAACTCATATCCTAAATCACTTAATAAACTAAGTGATATAAGATTCTTCCCTAAAGCTGGAACATGTCTCACATTAGTCAAAGTACACTTCTTATCCTCAGCCGTCTTCACCTTGATTGACCCAATACCCACTACCTCACAAGTAGCACTGTTACCAACAACAACGCGACCCTCATTAAAGGACTCATAAGTATTAAACCAATGCTTGTGTGGACACATATGATAAGAACACCCCGAATCTAGAATCCAACGATCAATAGGACGACGGAATCAACCACAAGTGCATAGTCCGCCTCAGAATCGTACTCCAAATTCTTACTTTGAACTACAACCGCATTAGACTTAGCTTTCAACTTAGGACAACTAGGTCTTTTATGCCCGGGTTCTTTACATAGATAACAGATAAATAAATTATCAGCAGATTCGTGTATGCGGAATATTAGCCTTAGCCTTTTTCTTCCGAACTCCACCCTTTTTAGTATTATCAACAACTAAACCCGCCCGATCCGTTTTCTAAGTCAACGATTCTTATTTGTCGCAACTCCCTAGTGCAAAGTCTTGACTTCACTTCCTCTAGGGTCAATGTTTCTTTACCAAGAACAAAAGAATCCACAAAATTCTCATACGACGCAGTAAAGAAACCAAGCAGAATTAAAGCAAAGCATCTTCATCCTCAATCTTAACATCTATATTACGCAGAtctagtaatatagtattatatttGTCTAGATGATCACGAAGTGATATACCTATCTGCATCTTGAAAGAGAACAGACGTTGTTTCAACAACAACTTATTGGTGAGCGACTTTGTCATGTACAAACTCTCCAATTTCAGCCATAACTCCATTGCAGTCTACTCATCGGCTACCTCAGTTAGGACATCGTCTGACAAACTCAACAAGATTGATGAATGAGCCCTCTCCTCCATTGTTAATAAGGCAGGATCTTCCGTCTCAGTCACCCTAGATTCAAGCACGGCAGCCGAAGCTTCGGTCTTCGTCACCTTCGTGGAGAAACCCGACGTCAAGGGTTTCCAGATGCGCCGCTCCTTTAGCAAAGCCCTCATCTTTATCTGCCATAGTGCAAAACTATTCCTCCCGTCGAACTTCTCAATCCTTATAGTGTCAGTTGCCATCTTCTCCTCCCTGGATCCAAAAAACCTAAGCTCTGGTGCCAATTGCTGTGCGGAAGCGATACGGAGTAGATGCAAAAATaaaaagacacaaagatttaacgtggttcactatcaatgcgatagctacatccaccagggcgagggagaataattcactatgtcgggggaattacagattacaaaagatgagcacagagtttttctagatctgctgtaatactccgtatttataagtctttgggtactctatcgagtaggccttactctgtcgagtaagggtaagttgcgaaataaaatagtttctgacctgttgggtactcgatcgagtagctggggcactcgatcgagtaggggggtactcgatcgagtaccttgggtactcgatcgagtgtccggttttacggggaattttctcgggttttgttaattacgcgattaaggtatttaaacatattcgtcattgttctaaatcactttttacaaaacctaaaacctgtttaagagagaaagcaactagtcttcttcctaatcgcgttcttgacaattccggagttcgacggtcggttcgtatcgtagttcgtgtcgttggattccttgcgtcgagggtaagcttttaatataatttatataatgttttgttaagattggtgaaaccctaatttaggaattgggggtttttatgagtagtatttgaatagtagcatctatgtgttgtatgataggaggagaattcgtagaggagccgttttgatacagctgtagataccgtctgcgtgttgtgctttccaggtaggacttcctactcagtattagtcccataatgggatattggtgatgtgctgtagttagttgtttgatatgatgattgtgattgtgattgtgattgtgattgtgattgtgattgtgattggtttctatggctctcgagatgcgttctcggctgagtggggtcacttgcgggagtgatctcacgccctagtttcgcccttcgtggaacccgccacgaaaggggatgtgcacattaatggacagggttatcgctcgtatgatgagcggggcttaggtgggaacggctgcggtcccccagctggcGGGTCCAaagtccggtggacggtcgagtattgagatgatgggaattggttggtggtgtgtgtgtgtgtgtgtgattcaatttgtctgtttatcttattgttgatgtatattgagttgtgtgattagtactgaccccgtttaaatgttttaaaagctgtggtgatccattcggggtggtgagcgattttgcagcaggtatatcttggatacgcgtgggatctagtggggatggagtcatcacatatcgagtctttagtcttcatttgtgtttgttaggacagttcctttcggttggtttatagtttgagaacagttgtattttgcttcagTTGGtattgtaatgtaatcacttaaacttatttaattaagtatgtttcttcattgtcttatgattatcatgcctcgggtaaccgagatggtggcatccttatacctgagtggtcctggtaaggcacttggagtatgggggtgttacaaatggtatcagagcgacgatcctgaaacctgtaaccaatgaacttaatgaacatagggagtcaattaaaatgaacccggggtaaaggttgtaggagctaatgcaaagacttgggagacgtcctaaagtcgcgaactcgccctacaattttgaaccggtcaccatgggataagtgtcgggatcgttatgtgcatatttgtgtctttgtgtgtatctatgtagtagtatgttgcgtgaattgatgatgatgacgtgaattatatgttggtggattgtaaagcatgaaagtataatgattgatacatgtaatttggcatgttatagttatgtaagggaaaagtgttttgtctatatatatatataaagcgatgtgtaagtctacatgttgttgttgtcgtgttgagtaaaagtacagaaggttgggagtgtgaattgaacttgtgctgagtgaatatgttgaacgaatatggtggataaatgtgtggtatgatggatgaattagtggaaaagatgaatcatcgtggtagtaacatgtgaataggggacttgatgtcatgtatttgtgattttgtttacgaaaagtgatagaacaaagacatgtgggtaagtcataattggcaagttagataagttatgtgcatgatgaatgttgttgtttggcttttgaaaatagtaacatatgattatgaatactggttttatgagttttggactggttttgtttgcttggttgttgtttaagttgtttggaagtaaaatcaagtagttgtgttttttcgattataaagaggttgtctttaaactgttataacttgagattcataaatgattttgatgtgattccaattggaggtgatagcttgtccttttacgattctaacgataggtcacacgcccaaaacgaccaagaaatgagtgagttatgactgttttacgaaaactggacagtgctgagaattggggtactcgatcgagtatcctcggtactcgatcgagtaagggggcactcgatcgagtacgttagttactcgatcgagtagccctggtgatttgttttacgtgcttctgatcttgacctactcgatcgagtaagtcccttactcgatcgagtggcccgtactcgatctagtgacccttgttttgggtcatatgcttatcttttgacttcgttgcatattatgtttaattcaaagttattattttgcttctttatgcattgttttacatgtatgttggtcttgacgcgtaagttacccaatcttgtggtgtagtgagtgactttgtggtgagtatgagttcggtgggaggacatgagttatacgtggttgtaatagatagtggaaaaagaaaaggaagattgttatggcttaattgagacatagagcatgttttctgagatgaaatgagatgagtgatatgattgtgtgttgagtaacgtaaaagtaagtgaatgtgggcaatggatgatgtgagtctaaggaacgtgagaatgaaaggattgagagtaaggatatggatagtgacaacttgagatgtgtaaagaattatggagggaggtagttaagagccgtgtgggttaagaatatacataatgaaagttcgttttaaaggggttgagaagagtggtatatagtgaactttgtggagacatgtcgcggggtggagatttggctttttaagagatgaaactattgtgggttttccttgggcaattagcggtatgaaaggaattttgatttctagagatgtaagaagggagatgcaattgttgaacagtaaacgttgattctatggatggattagtggcaagggtgattgatgacatactaagagaatatttgtggtaagaaagagggagatgatatcgatataaaataatgggatttgagttttggagcgatgagaaggtaattggtgcaccaaagggttagatagaagtaataaggagttgagctattaaattggtattattgagtctaaagagaaaagaaggataagagtaagctgaggaaaaggttcatcggagttatgtgatataaaggtaaggaatcatcgaaatgtgtgatagtatcacgaggatgttagctgaaggttatataggagcttcaggacaacatgattgataatgagtttcgaggaattaagggagtaggaagttggtggagtattggcacgatacgagatatttggtggagagttggatgacaatacaaatacgatagtattgggaataatgttgaggtaattttgtggatgggtttgctattcgttatttggaatgttaaccaaaaataggagaaaaaccatgttattttgatatgagtgtaagaggtttgatatacgagcagtggtggcattgtggtgttatcactagtggttaagagtgatggtatattagaaaggtagcaattctaaagaggctgatttggtagggacctgattgttgtgtatgattgtgagagggtataagatgtggttagatgaggcggatgctaatagttgaatagtaaaggtatggttatatttggcaggaagtgatggttgtgcgaatgggggaatatgttatgaggggcatatgagttaaactcgggcgacaggtaacctttatcgagtggtaacttacgtggtcaggattgactagttggttgtgattacgggtctatgatatgtgtaaatgtttgtgtgaggttctgacctcacaagaagtggtatggtgtgataattataaagttgttttatgaatgttctgtaatatatatgttggacacggtaatttaattgaatgatatccaaaagggtaataatttgattaattgacatggctagttataattttatgtgtattaataacacatgtgtattccatgaaatggtagagatgatgttcatgagatgcttatctgtgtatccatataatatgttgtgtagtgacttaataaagtggatttgagtaagtttttcttgtctgagaagttatgctgagtcagtgtttatgggaattgtatgcagttgtgatgtctatcggtgtggttgtggtgcttcgggtggtgatccgggcacggtacatagtgctgtgatacgggtattttcgcactacggtgtggctgttggtggcggtgttgtgatgccgtcacccggttgtggtggagtaggcgggatgattatgattcgagtttcgaaaatacataccagtcatacatagattgttgttttatttgttgttgtttcctgtgagtttcagtttggacaaatagactattgttttgtttgctaatgtttcttacaagtttcagtttgagaaggagggtagagtttaatataaagagagttgtatatgttttcgttgttgtcgtggtatagtgacattctgttaatgggacacggttgtgagaggttgttacaatagttatgatcttgttctagttaaggtttcagtagacatggtaatggcaagtgagtcgtaggacatgtgtggtaatgacccgaaagatgcaggtggttcataatcttttgttgagacaatgagtgtagggtattgggaattagtgtcatgttaagttgtgtatgagttttgcggtaatgaaggaaagaacttgaggatctagtgtgagtatacgtaacgagtgtggatcgggagttatgcttctggaagataagtgctttacatagcgaggtatgttggtttggcagtaataaggaagagtgggtatggcgacttgctacgagttta is a window encoding:
- the LOC141587388 gene encoding putative mitochondrial protein AtMg00300, with protein sequence MCPHKHWFNTYESFNEGRVVVGNSATCEVVGIGSIKVKTAEDKKCTLTNVRHVPALGKNLISLSLLSDLGYEFQSKGEILSVTKGSSLVLKGVKQNSLYVLQGETLTNFASCASVNHKKKTKVWHKRLGHMGDRGIQQLCKRGLLNGVKVSNLEFNEQRVFDKKHRFKFSKSAHKTKEVSDPSGY